In Lolium rigidum isolate FL_2022 chromosome 7, APGP_CSIRO_Lrig_0.1, whole genome shotgun sequence, the DNA window TCTGTTCTGCTGGTCTTGTTTGGTGACAAATAACATTACCTGCATAAATTCGCAGCAATTTTCAGAAACAGGTGAAGATCGTGATGCAGATGTAGGAAATAATTGGACTGCTAGAATTCCTCCTGGGAAAGGTGTCGGTCAACCTCACAAATTTCAAAGCCATTTCCCGATCCAGAGTTTGTGGCTTTTCCTTGATTTCATTTTTTATGTTTGAATTGGCAGATGAAGTTTCAAGCAGCCGCGCCTCTTCAAATACTTCCAGCAGATCCACAATCACCGAATCATCCCAAGGTGGCATTAGTGAACTCTTACTTTTGAACTACTAAATCATAACACATGTCACCTGTTATTTCTCGACCATCAGCCGCTTACTATGGTAGCATTCACAGGATACCAGTTCTCAATCACACCATATGTAGCCCCAAATATAACTCCTGGTTCAACACCAATTGTTTCATTCTCGGGTGGTTCTCCACTTGCATATTCAACTGGCCCTTCCACTCCGAAGTTTTATTCTGGTCCAACATCACCTACAAAATCCCGGACTGAAGGCCAATCAGCATTTTCGTCATGGAATGGATCCAGTCATCAGTATTCAGCACCTGTCTCTCCTCCTGAACGCCGCTCATTCACAGGTTCTACACAGTGAATCATCAATTGGGGTCTGGTATTCATTTGAGATAGTCCTGAACGCTTtttttttgttatctgtccagggCGACCTCGTATAGATGGAAAGGAATTCTTCCGACAAGCACGGTTAGCTATTATGCTGTTGACTATTCAGAAAATTTGTTGTTTGTTCATCTCATAACACTTGTGGCTACAAAATATCAGGACTCGACTTTCTTATGAGCAATTTGGAGCATTCTTGGCAAACATCAAGGAATTCAATGCGCAGAAACAGTCGCGAGAGGTAGCATGGTTTACCAGTATCTACAGCCTTTCAGTTCATTAATATCCACAGATTATCTAATGTGATGTTTTCTACTTCATCGATTTCTACAGGACACACTGTCAAAAGCAGAGGAGATTTTTGGAACAGAGCACAAAGACTTATACAGTTCTTTTCAGAGTATGCTTAATCGCAACCAATCTTGAACCTATCACAGGCTGCtattttttcttctcttaaacaaGCAGCTTTTATTTTCGTTGGTGTGTCTCTTCCGACTAAATGATTGTACCGTTCTGGGAGGCTAATTGTGCCTTTACCATGCCATTTGTTTTCAAGAGAGCATGTatcttcagagtgaacattgttCTCTCATTGGTCACAAGATCATATTGTCGGAAATTTGTGCATAGGCCACCCTAGTTCGAGGGCTTTCATCCTCAATAGCATGATGTAAATGGATGTTTCAGTTTTTTTGGTCTGTGTAATTGGATTATAAATCTGCCTTCCATTGTAGCACTCCCAGTCTTCGTGATTGTACACTCGATTGCAGATAACTTGAGGCGGGTGTATTTCATTGTGCAAAAATGCCATATATTCTTCTGTTGTTCAAATATGATCATTTTTTGTGTATTGGAATGCAAGCAAAAGCCTTCTGGATGATATTACAACAAGAGCAGGCGGTGACACTCATTTGTTCCGAAGCATTATGAGGAGGCTGGTGCCTCTTGAACTTCTGTTTGTAGGCCAattttttgttgaggactacttgggCAATAAAATCAATCAAGGAATTTTTTTCCATTAAACAATACAAGGCTACTAGTGAAAGGCAATTACAAGAAGATTAAAAAAGGAACGCATGATGAACAATAAAAAAGATATTAGGAGCGAATAAATTGCTCCTGTGCTACGGAGAGTTCTTTATATTTTAATAAATCTTGAAATCGTATTTGCAAGATTCAAAGTTTTCTTAAGTGTGGataaatctcaatgcaaaattatttgcattttaggtacacaaaaatgacaaaatctgtcaAATTTTGAAGGATTGAAAATTGTTTGGAGCGATTTTCTTTAATAGTAAGAACCTAAATCTGTGTCGGTGCATACTTAAACCCGCGTGGCTGTGTTGTGCATCTACTTTCCAAACCAAACAATAATGTAGGCTCGTTTCTTACTtcgccaagtttcttgagctaggTTCCTTTCTTACTTCACCAAGTCTCTTGAGAAAAGAACGCTCAGTACGGCGACAACCAGTGTACAAATTCATACGCTGCTGAGCTGCCTCCGAAGTCCAAATGCTCTTCTGAGCTTGCGGTTGAACAGTTCTGTTATTGATGAACTCTCCAACTGAAACTAGAGCTTCGAAACAAGTCTTCTGGCATGGCTCCCAAATTAGCCTCGTGCCCATACAAATCTTTAAACGGGGAACAATCGAGCAATAAACATGTTACGAACTCACTTCTACAATCACTCAACAGTACGAGATTTCATGGTTTTGAGGACACAAGCagtaaggagatagggatcagaGAACGGTTAGGGGAAAGAGGAATTCAGGGGAGAAAGAGAGAGGCGCCGTTTCTTTTCGTGATCCAAATGGATAGTCTTTTCGTTTTCTGATGATGCACATACTCCTCCCTCCATTCTAATTTAGTCTACATTTTAGAAAAAGTCAAACAAACTAAaactgcatttattagtactgctTTAACCAAtagctacattaaaaataatatcatccaATAGAGAGAGCAAGGCCGTTTCATTTTCTGTGTTTTTGTTAACTAAAAACTATAAGGTAGATTGTCTTAGGACATCGATGGGCTGACTTGCCGGGATCCCATGTAGTGTAAACTTCCTTTGATCTCATCAACGTCGCCGTTGTAATCCTCGCAGAAGTAGCTAAGGTTGCTGCAGAATGTGTCAAAGTGTCACTTGGTCGAGGTAGTGGCCGTAGAGAAGATATAGGTCTTATTGACGAAGACGGTGCAATAGTCGTGGCTGACATGGACTTGGTTCGTGAAATCCTCCCCTCCGTGAGAATGCGATGCGGATTCTCTTGACTTGTAGTGGCAAAGTCAAAGAAGCTACAATTTTCCTAACTTGTCCAGTTCCCAGCCATTAGATCCTACACCAGCAGTTCAGATTTCATGCTACAGTACATATCTACAACAGTTTCACACGGTGCTTCATCTACAATGTTCGTCTCAATCCCTGTCTTTCATTTTTGATCCAAGGGTCATGGTTGTCAAGTCAGGGTACTGTATCACTAACTTTGCATCACCAAGTTAAAAAATCCTCGTCGGTGAGAATGTGCTTTCCAGCAACAAGCAGATAAATCCAGGGCATTCCCATGCTACCAACTATATCCGAGGTGCGCACGCCCCACCGTTTCTCACTGCTGCACCGTGCAAATATGCAACCTTCAGTATTCCAAGACAACTGTGTACATTTAATAGGATAGGATGTAATTTGTGGAAATTATGAGTAGTTCCAGCAGTTGCTTTGACAATATCAACATaatagtttttttaaaaaaaagaggaaaaaagcTTTGCCCTATTCCATTGATTAAGAAGAAATAGTTTTACAAGGAATCCGGTGACACCCTTATCACAGAGGAACTACTCACACGACATCAAATTTCTCATACATTTGTCACCCGCCAACACCCAATGCCTAGCCTCTAACTTAATCTTGTGGAAAACCACTGAaggcggcgaatgcttattgttgAAGACCCGAGCATTTCTTTCATTCCAAATCTCCTAAGACATAAGGAGTGTAAAGGAGGCCACGTCTTGACACTTTGTTATCGTGCCCCACCAAGGATGAAGAGCGGCGGTAGCCCATTCATTGAGGTCAAGAGTTTGAATGCCAAGCCACTTCTTGAGGTGACCCCAAAGTCTAATGGTGCAACCACAATTGACAAGGTGATCAACAGACTCCAAAAACCCGCTTGCAAAGGGAACAATTCCGGCAATTTGGACAACCTCTCTTCTCCAACCGGTTATTAGTTCAAAGCCTACATTGGAACGCGAGCCACATAGAAACTTGTTTTTTAGCGGAGCACAAAACTTACATATATAGCATAATAGTTACTCCAAGATTCAGCACTAACGACAAAAGGACCTCAAAGATTGCTAAGAGTATGAAAATATCCCGGATTCAAGAAGGGAATATGCCTCCGTATGCCTGAATTTTGTGAATTGCAGCCATATGATCTCGTACAGTCTCAATTTTATCATTTTatgagattttgttatttttattttttactgaGAGCCAAATACATTATATTTCGCTCTGAAAATTTAACATTCATAAAGTACAACATTGTCTACCTCTAAATATTTTTTCGGAATTTTCTGAAACCCTGAAATCAGAAAGTTTTGAAGTTTATTACTCGTAGTAAAAAAAAGGAcagtgctgagcgtcccccgggggatcaaatccccggATCCCCCGGATCGCCAGCCGTCCGATTGGGTCAAGTCAGCACGCGCCTTCGTCTGATCAACAGAACGCACCAAAGACACTTTCGCCCACCTCCACCAGGTGGGTGGACCCGCCATCCGAGCGCATCGAGCTCGCagtaccgtcgccgccaccgctcgcAGTAGCGCCTCCGGCGAGGGCCAGCCCCTTGAAGCAAGTGCGGACGCCCTTTGTAGCAAGGTCGGCAACCTTTTGTAGCGATGCTGGCTGCTGCGGGCAGCAACCGCCCTCGCCCGCCGGTAGCGACCGCCTCCACTGCTTGTAGCAACGCCATGAGCTTCTTGTAGCAAGTCTTGGCCGCCATTTGTAGCAAGGTCGTCCATCGCTGGCAGCAACCCCCTCCGCCGCTCGGCGCAACGCCGACAACCGCCTTGCAGCAAGGCCGGCCGCCCTTTGTAGcaaggccggccgccgccggcagcaaccGCCTCCGCCGGCAGCAACCGCCTCCGCCGACAAACCCATGTAGCAAGGCCGGCCATCATTTGTAGCAATGTCGGTCGCCGCTGGTAGCAATCGCCTCCGCCGATGGCAGCAACTGCCTCCCCCGACCGCCCATGTTTGCAGCATGCCCATGATTCGCAAAGGCCGGTGGCACGACCAGCAGCACATGGAGTATGCGGGAGAGGGAGGGAATGGGGGCGGCACGCTCGAGCAGGTGGAGGCCGGCGGTGCGCTCGAGCAGGTGGAGGCCGGCGGTGCGACCTACAGCGACGGCAGCGCCGCTCGCAGCAGCACATTGAGGAGGCGTGAGAGATGGGGATTGGAGGCTGTGCGCTCGAGGTGGTGAAGGCCGGTGTCGACGCGGCGCGCTCATGGAGGAGGCAGCCGGAGGAGGATCCATGGGGAGATTTTGGGTGGGGACGACGAGGTGGTGGTACAGGCGTACATCGGCGGCGTGTGGCCGTGGCTGTGCGGAGCGGTGTGTTCTGTGGAGGAATCACAATTCACAAGTAGTAATACAGGAGGACGCTAGGTAGAAGAGGGACGGGATAAGGCTTGACAGGGGGGCCCACCCACGTTTTCCTGGCACGCTCGGGGACGCGTGTCACGCTGGCGATGCGGAGGAAGAAACGCGAGCCATCCCCCGGATGATCTCCAGCGTTTTCCTAAAAAAAACCGGGCTACCCCCTGGGTTTCCGAAATACGAGTATACCTGCTCTATTGTCACTCCAATACAAACTCCGTTTATCTTCTTTCCTTGACCGTGATTTGCTCCGCTCCGGCGACCCACCCAGCCCGCCGCCGTTCCGCACCTCAGCGCCCGtcgccggccgccaccgccgcccccttcTTCCACCTCATAGCGTCCCCTCCTGCTCTAAACCTCTCCTCAGTACTctaccaccgccgccgcgccgtaCCTTAATTAGCGCCACCGCTGTCGCCTGAATCCCGCCGCCAGACACCTCCGCCTCTCACGCACCATCGCCCTCCTTCCTCGTCGCCTTCTTATTCGAGGTATGCGTTCGCTTCTTATCCGAGATCCACTTGACTAGCTAGTTTCAACCCCACTGACATCCACTACCACCCAGATCCGCGCCTATGGGGATTGAGGGCATGCCCGGATGATGCCTGCTGCTGTCCAGTTGCGGATTGTGAATCTGTAGGAGAAGAAGATGGAGTTCATCAGTCTTGGTcccaacgatgaagaggagggcAACCGTCAGACCGAAACCCTGGCTGCGACTGCAGTGGCATCCGAACCGCCTAGCAGCACCACCAAAGCTTCTGCTAATGACATCATAGATCTTGAAGAGGGGCAGTTCCCATCCGAGCCTGACGCCAAGGACGGCCAGACCAAAGCCGTGGATGCAAATGGGCTGGAGCCTCTGGCGTCGGAGCATCAACCGCAAGACAGGCCTAGTACTGTGGATAGTGCCAAGGCTTCCGTTGAGATCGCagatcttgaagaagaagaaggacaggTCGCGTGCAAAGCCGGCGCCGAAGATACACAGGGGAGTGGTGACCTTCAGGCTGAACCCTTGATTGTAAACGGACTGGATGCTACAAGGGCTTCCGATGAGATCATAGACCTTGAAGAAGGGCAAGTCGAAGATATGGACCTCTCAGATGACGGCGAGGTCATTGTGAAGGGTCAGACGTCTGATGCCCCTGTTCAGGCCCAGGCCAGCGTGCCAGCTTTACTACAGAGTTTACATGGTGTTGTCTCAGTTGGACTCGACAAGGGTAATGGGCCTGGAATTGTTGCCCAGGTTCATGCTTCGAGCAGCGCCTTTATCGATGAAAGCTGTATCCTCGCAATGAATGGTTTTTCTGTTCTTAATTTCTACCTTTTAGTAATGTACTCCTGCAAGCATGTTCATGTAATCTGGAAGCCCATCTGTTTCGGTATTTACATGAATCCTGTGAGTTGTGTTCACATCGAAAGAGTGGCAGGATCGCAGACATGTATTGTTATTACCGATCAGGTCATTGCTAGATGTTTTTGTTCCTTGATATTGCGTGCTTAGCCACAAGAGGAGTTAAAAGAGCCCGAGTGGAATCAGCCGAGCCTTCAGTCCGTGTAATCTACAACAACTTGACAAGGTTAAACATGAGCTGTTTTCTTCCAAATAATATCTATGCAGTACGTTACATATGTTAATCTACTTATTCTTCTGAAACATCTTAGAACTCTATTTTAAGTGCTACCCTTTATTTTCTCAACATTCCAGGGAAAGCAAAAGGAGGCTCATGGAACTGATGCAACAATGGTCTGAGTGGCAAGCTAGAAAGCAACACACTTTGACGGTACTGCTCTTTAcaactatgtttttttttttttgctggtaTGGTAGTTTTGCATCAACTTTATAATCCTTGTTTATATGCCAGCAGCTCTCAGGCAATGCTTTAATTGAGAGCTGTTTCCAGTGATAAGATACGGGTACAGGAGGTTACTAAAAAAATGGTCATGGATGAATTAGTTTTGCTTCTTATATTAATATCTTTCATGTTCCATCAGTAGAGCAACCTTGGGTAGCTGGTTTAGATGTCTTGGTGTTATCGTTATTGCTTCACTGCTAAAATATAATTGTTGTCCAGGTCAATAGAAGAAGATAGTGACCTGTGGAGGGAAAAATTTAGTAGGTTACAACAGACTAAAATGGGACTAGGATATCCTTCATAAAAATGCTGAAGAGAAAATGCTCCTTTCTTTATATTTATTGTTTATTTTGGTTGAAAAATGACAGGATTCTGTGGAAGAGGTCCTGGAGTGTGGTGAAGAGACTTATTATCCAGCATTACATGTTGGTTCAGAGAGATCTGCTGTGGTATGTATAAGCAAGCCCATTTTGATCTCTCCTAAGCTCAGCCTGAAGATCAATGCTCTATTTGAAGTATGGGACTGCTGTTACAAAACTTTGGTCGTTCTTTTTGAAATTAAATTCATTCACTAAAATGCACATTGAAGATAATGCCGCTATGCTGTAATTTTGAAAACCCTTTATTTAGTTCTGCACATTCTgtgggtttagttttttttttttcgcTTGTTGATTTCTTGGTAGATAATCTTCCTAGGGCATTTCACATGATATTAGATGCTGGATTCTACGTGGCCTGGGCCCTGTGGCGAGCCGGCATGTCTAAGGCAGCAACATGCCTGTCCACTACAGAAGGCACACGATTTTCTTAAAAAGAAGGAATGTATCTGATAGAGATGAGTTAGTTTGCTAACTGCTTGGATATGGCATGTATCCCTTCAGGATACGGTTATTAGTAACTGTAGCAGGATAGGCATATGCACATGGTTTTTTGAGTCGCTGAATAGTCGCTGTATAGTCGCCGAGTCGTTTTCCAAAAATCACGGCGACTCGCGGCTATACAGCGACTTTCGTAGACTATACACCGAGTCGCAGCCTCGGAGACTTAGTTTTGAGTCGACTCAAAACCTTGTGTATGTGTCGTACAAGGAAAT includes these proteins:
- the LOC124675126 gene encoding uncharacterized protein At4g15545-like; amino-acid sequence: MARHEAAGAATGVDFHLPDEILAVIPTDPYEQLDIARKITSMAISSRVSRLEADVARLRRDLADRERSEADLRARLADSDARLLAALDDNAKLVKERDTLAVTAKKLSRNLAKLEAFKKQLMKSLSEDNLLQFSETGEDRDADVGNNWTARIPPGKDEVSSSRASSNTSSRSTITESSQGYQFSITPYVAPNITPGSTPIVSFSGGSPLAYSTGPSTPKFYSGPTSPTKSRTEGQSAFSSWNGSSHQYSAPVSPPERRSFTGRPRIDGKEFFRQARTRLSYEQFGAFLANIKEFNAQKQSREDTLSKAEEIFGTEHKDLYSSFQSMLNRNQS